The Vespula pensylvanica isolate Volc-1 chromosome 17, ASM1446617v1, whole genome shotgun sequence genomic interval TGATGAATAATCTTAATTATGAGAtttcattagaattttttttcttttatcttccttttttttaattttttgcatTAAGCTGCTATCTGCAGAAATATTAACGGAACTATTAATTTAGTTGGTAATTGACTTTTGTACTACCGATGGTAAGGTAGAGATAATGTAGAGACATCGTACAAATTTACGGTTGGTAACATTGTTCTTTACACaatataaattcgaattattACTGAAGAAgcataataatactttttttaattataaagaaaaattataatacatttttatataaaataattttcatttatttttagcgACATACAAGTGATTTTCATTACAAGTCTTCGtccataaaagaaattaatattcgtCGCTATTTACAAATTAGAATATCAATCGAAATCGTCTGAAATTAGCTATGCATCGTATTAATTCGTAATTAGCAGAGTATCGTTCTATGCAAACGAATGAACGTGCTTATGTCTCTCTTATACACTCTAATTAAATCAGGTATATAGGTTacgcgtatacatacatacatgtacatatatatatatataaaatgtgatTTTAATTTGTACATACAGTGCAACAGaactaagaaaaaatatacattaaaatttcCTCGCGTATCTATCCTAATATAGGATGAAGATCGGTCAAACTTGCATAagattatgtttcttttctccttttctttttatttttattttgttttcctcgTTACGAACTATGCGTTTtgaccattttcttttttcattttataacgACATAGTAAGTTTCCTTATAGAATAGTCCTTAAAGAAGGACAGTCTATAATCTCATACTcgagaaaaacaaggaaaaagaaaggacaaaagCTATGTTTTTTTTCATCACACAAGAGCATCCATTGTTTTCCGTGCTGGATTGTTGAGACATCGAGGCCATTTGTATGACTATATAGattaaaacaaagataaattattttacaatttatgatatatgaaaataatatattactttttaaaataataataataataattattattattattataccagTATTAATCTTTTCATCCGGTACTACATCGATCGTTTTGTAATAATCTTCGGCATCAGGAGCtatagaaaaggataaagaacaACGTTATACTTAAACTTCGATgtcaaaaaagtaaagaaagaaaaaaaaaaaaaaaacaaaaaaaaaaaaaaaaaaaaaaaaatgatttattttttttttacttacgaGCACCTTCCGTAGCAAATCGTATGACTTTCGATGGTCTGCTCGAACCGTAACGATTTCTCGATACTACGAAAGCTTCATAGTGAGTAGCTTCAGCCAATCCAGTTAAATTGAAGGATCGAGCATGTACCGGACCAATCGCATTGCTTCCGCTCGGTATGTAAAGTTTGTGCCACTTATGTGTCGTCGTTGTGCTTGCTCTAAGCGGACCTTCGTGAACGTACTTCTGTATTCATCAAGTGAATATCAATTACATAAATTGGATAGGGGATAGTCTATTATGGTTATAGCAAACGATAAAACCTTCGTGTGATATGATATAACTACATTTTCTGAACGAACGTTAATATACGACGACTTCCAATTTCAAGGTtagtcatattttatatagatttctttttgacatgtaacaaaaaacaaaactatttattacattctaaactaaaagaaaatattatcacgacgatattcgatattaattacgatcgatatataaattattcgtatatttaaaTCTGTAGCTTAGAACGACAATAATTTCGATTAGATCTATCGCGATTGGATGATCACGTGACtcgataagaaaattctataacataaaaatataaatattttttaatacaacataaattatatttaatataaataagatataaagttcgatataaatattgttgtaGTCAAAAAACGTTTTGTTTTACATAGGTACATACCTACGCacgaacgtatatatttaggttagaattttcttattaagtTTCAtaaatgtatgcatgtacgcacaaacacattcatatatatgtatatatgcttACCCTGTACTGACGAAAGGAGAATTGATATTCGACGATAGGAGTATAGCAATCGACCTCCCAAATGAAATTATACGCAGTTTTTGATATACTCTTAGCTTCTTTGAAAACCGCAGGATTTGCTACTCCTGATAATTCGATCGCAGCTTCGGTTATTCCCAAGGAATTCGATGCTCTACATAAGTAAAATCCATAATCTTTCGTTATCACATTCCTTATTACTAAACTGTGATTATGTCCTATACTATGTTTCACTATTCTACTCGAATAGGATACCGTCTTGTTCATAAAGTACCACTCGACCTGAAAAATATAACggatgtatttataattagatCTCTTCTAAAtcgtttctaatatatatcgtagagattatcgtattaaatgagataaaagcgaatatatatttttttgtttttcttctcttttttttttttgtatttctaagtttttattttgaagGTCGATAAAACAGATTGCGACTTTATTTCGTAGGACATAAACTCCAAAAAAgatacacacactctctctctctctccctctctcttttgtataAAAAGCCAAGCGTAATCCTCTCGGACTATTTTTCCTAAGGTAGAACTATCATGAGTCACGTTTCCAACGAATCGATTTGTCACGTATTAGCGGCTTTAAGGGATAACTTTGAGAAATTGCTTTGCGGCTCGAACGAAGCTTTTCATTTAGTTATATACCTCACTGCGAAtacagtttctttttctttttcttcttcttcgttttcttcttctttttctttttcttcttcttcgttttcttcttctttttcttcttcttcttcttcacaagaaaaattgagagagagcgagagagagagagagagagagagagagagagagagagagagagagagagaggaacgaaaAAGCCTTCAACTTAATCTCGCAAATACTTTGATCTTTCGACGATATGACGTCgcaacgtaaaaaagaaaaaagaaaaaaaaagaaaagaaaaagaaaagctctcatagagaaataaaataagataggaaaaaaaaaaaagtaaaataatactttttcaaaAGACTCACCTCAGCCTCGGGCCAAGCAATAACTCTGCAATCCAATTGGGTTCGAATTCCAGGGGATGCATGAACCCACGGTTTATGTACAATAATTTCTGGCTTATCTGTAATCACATATGCACATAAACGCTTTGACATACTtgttattatatgtacattacGTTTGATTAGAACGGAGGTACGTAATGATAAGACTCGATCGATAAAGTAGATCTTCTTTTGATCACATGTGTAAACAATTGGTATTTGCATAATGGCATTAAATGTCATCCGTAATGAGAGCAATTGCCCTGttcgtacacatacatatgtatctatgtatgtattatacgtaaatacgtttGAATGGAATATTAAGGAGACCAATGCGCTGTTCAGCAATTtgctaatttaattataatcgttttaCGACGCACTCATAAGAGtcgaatataattttgcaTGATTGCATCCGCGTAGAGCGCACAAGGCAAGGATATAATTAAAGTAGCCCCGATTCTCGAGGATAGAGGTAGACGTAAagtgagatagaaatagaaaaagaatgagatagaaatagaaagacataaagagcgagagagagagagagagagaaagagaaatagatgcGAAAGGGATGTACAACACCGTTGTGCATCTCAGCGTGGAATTTCGTAATACCCTTTACTCTTTGTCTGATCCCCACTACTCTATCCCACCGTCACCCCCTCTCCCACCTAtcatgtaatttttctttttttttctcttcttttatactATAAATTTACAAAGCAACGAAATAAGCAAAGAGCTTTTGAAAATTGGCCgattgtatcttttttattcttttcttgagTATtatgagagaaaatgaaaagacgtatatatataagatacatatatatacacacacacatatatgtatttattgtatagtaacgttatattatactatttgaGAAggtttcaatttcttttttatttttgattatattatcttttgatactttttttttttttttttttgatacttACATTTTATACGGAGATCTATCGTTGCCGATACTGAATCACCGATACCATTGCTGGCTATGCAAGTATATTCTCCTGAACGATTACGATGATCTGCATAAAATCTTAAACGTGGTCTATTTGTCAGCAATGGTATCTCGCCTTcctgtaaaaatgaaaaatatattatttgtgatTTAAAA includes:
- the LOC122635144 gene encoding limbic system-associated membrane protein-like; its protein translation is MTPVSWIIYLFAMGVHAAMNQGFTNHPTVVKVFRNDSVLLPCDVQDLGVQTRVKWWGKGILLADSDDPRLVTPERIHLWYNGSLLISNLQPEDTGEYVCQASRPTPWGYVTHVHDIQVMYPPSIRPVPESGELEVNLKEEVDMECLANGVPAPVVSWWTKEGEIPLLTNRPRLRFYADHRNRSGEYTCIASNGIGDSVSATIDLRIKYKPEIIVHKPWVHASPGIRTQLDCRVIAWPEAEVEWYFMNKTVSYSSRIVKHSIGHNHSLVIRNVITKDYGFYLCRASNSLGITEAAIELSGVANPAVFKEAKSISKTAYNFIWEVDCYTPIVEYQFSFRQYRKYVHEGPLRASTTTTHKWHKLYIPSGSNAIGPVHARSFNLTGLAEATHYEAFVVSRNRYGSSRPSKVIRFATEGAPPDAEDYYKTIDVVPDEKINTVIQMASMSQQSSTENNGCSCVMKKNIAFVLSFSLFFSSMRL